The sequence GTTTAATTTctcttatatttatgttttcctCTCGcttatttctaattttatattgtagATCTATTAAGAATGTACCAATGCTAATGGTTAGAGACATCAACAAGAGCAATGGAATACCActtgaaaataatttgtatctTCGATCAATCACACCTAACCTATGTTTCGTCCTTGTAAACTTTTTCTGAACGTAATTCCccaatattttcattttattacgTGCAACACGTGTACAGGCGGGTcttacatacatgcatacatacatacgtacatgcacatacatacatacgtacatgcacatacatacatacgtatatgcacatacatacatacgtatatgcacatacatacatacgtacacatacAAATATGCGTGTGCATGTACcctatttttccatttttgcGAATAACGAATAAAATATCTTAAGGTATTAACTGCACTAAATTTAACATTTACACATAATTGTGTATGTTCACAAAATTAACAAACCCAGGAAAATATACTTCTTATTCTCTTGGTTGATTTttaagaggaaaaaaagccgcaattatatgataaataaaaggaatctgctaaaaatatgaaacgtttaatatgtatatatagatatatatatatatatatatatatataattttttttttttttttttttttttttgttaaacgTACCACATTACTAAGCAGGTacaaaacataaatataaggtcgaaaaatatatagttctCGAAAGGTTTAAGtagaacaaaataacaatatgGCCAATCCCGTCGAATAGT comes from Plasmodium malariae genome assembly, chromosome: 7 and encodes:
- the PmUG01_07041400 gene encoding conserved Plasmodium protein, unknown function, with protein sequence MKILGNYVQKKFTRTKHRLGVIDRRYKLFSSGIPLLLLMSLTISIGTFLIDLQYKIRNKREENINIREIKLIEEKNKLMKILKDYDCNNYENIPIKRE